The nucleotide sequence AACGCGGTGATGCCCTACGTCGATGTCTACGTCACAAACGCCGGTTACGGAGGTGTCCTGCTGGCAATTCAGCACGGTCTGCCGATGGTAGCCGCTGGTCTGCACGAGGGTAAAAATGAGATTGCCGCCCGCATTGGTTATTTCAAACTGGGCGTTAACCTCAAAACCGAAACCCCAACAGCCGCGCAGATTCGCCGGGGCGTCGAACAGGTCCTGGCCGATCCTGACTACAAACAGAGCGTCGGGGAACTCCGGAATGAGTTTGCCCGGTACAACCCGAATGCACTCTGCGAACATTATATTCTGAACTTACTTAAGCAGCGGGAACCGACCCCGCAACTGATCGAAGCCTGATTTCGTCCTGCACGCTTGGTACTTCATCAGAAACCAGGCATGCAGGAGAATCCAGAACATAACCACCAAAAACACCTGTTGACACAAAGAAAATCGCATTTTCATGCCTTCACTTGCCTGTTCATAGTCGACCCGTTCAAATTTTTCGTTATTATTGCAACTTTGTTGCATTAATGGGGTTGTAGTCCTTAGGGCTGCATCGAAATGGCGGTCAAGCAATTCATGCGGGGTTTCTGGAAGCAAGCGTTTATGGGGTGGCTGCTGGTTGGAGCAGCCACGGGCGGGTGGGCGCAGACTCCCTGCGTCACCGTATTGACCGGCCGGATTTTGGGACAGGACACGCATCAGCCGCTGGCGGGCGCTACGGTATTCGTACGTGAACTGGGTACTGGCGCTGTGGCTGACACGGCTGGTTACTTTCGGCTATCGGCTGTCTGTCCGGGTCAATACACTCTTAATGTGCAGTTCGTTGGTTATAAGTCCATTACGTCATCTATCGCCGTTAGAACCGATTCGTTGCAGACGCTGGCCCCAATTGAGCTGCTCGCCGACAGCAAAACTCTGCAGGAAGTGGTCGTAACAAAACGACGGTCTGAGGCCGATCAGTTGCTTCAGATTCAGACCAGCCTGGCTGGCAACGCGCTTGCAGCCACGCGGGGGCTGTCGCTGGGAGAGAGCCTGAAAACTTTGCCCGGGCTATATTCCATCCAGACCGGCCCGTCGATATCGAAACCCGTCATCCACGGCCTTTACAGCAACCGGATTCTGACGCTGAACAATGGCGTTCGGCAGGAAGATCAGCAGTGGGGCAGTGAACACGCTCCGCAGATTGATCCTTTTCTGGCATCCCAACTGACCGTAATTAAGGGGGCGGCCAGTATTCGCTACGGTTCCGACGCCATTGGCGGGGTAATTCTGGTGGAGCCGAAAGCGATGCCACTCAAGCCCGGTTTCGGGGGTGAGGTGAACCTGGTCGGAGGGACCAACGGGGGACAGGGCGTGGTTTCGGGACTGATCGAACAGGCCTTCGGGAAAAAACTGACGGGGCTGAGCTGGCGACTGCAGGGAACACTCAAGCGTGTAGGGTATGCCAGAACCCCTGACTACTATCTAGAGAACAGCAGCTATCATGAGAACTCGTTCTCGGGTGCCGTCAACTATACGCGCCGGATTGGCACCACGGGGACGGCAGGCATTGACGTGTTCTATAGCCAGTTTTATACAAAAGTAGGCTTGTTTACGGGCGCGCAGGTGGGCAGTCTGGCTGATTTTTACGCGGCCATCGCCCGTCCCGAACCGCTTCATCAGCCTGGCTTCTCGTACGCGCTCGGGCGGCCCTACCAGCAGGTGCAGCATGATTTGCTGAAAGTCAGGGCGTTCGTCCGGTCGGATCGACTGGGAACCCTGACAGCTACCGTGGCCCGCCAGCAGAACGTCCGGCGCGAATACGATTTGTTGTCATTTAGTCGCGCTACCGACCCCGAACTTTACCTGAAGCTGGTCACGCAAACGGCCGATTTAATCTGGGAACACCAGCCCCTTAAGACCGGGGGCGGGGGCAGTGGTCGGGGAGCATAGGATTCAATGGGCTGACGCAGGGTAACGTTCGCCGGTTTCTGTTTCTGATTCCAAATTACCGTAGCTATGGCGCGGGGCTATTTGCTCTGGAACGCTATGCCAACGACCGCTGGACACTGGAAGGCGGTATCCGCTATGATTACCGCTGGCTGCGCGCTTATTTCCTGGACGAGCCCAGTAAGCAGGTCAGCACTCAGACCCGCAACTGGCGCAACGGAACCGGTTCGCTTGGCGCAACGTACCAGCTAAACCGGCAGCTATCCGTTTCAGGGATTCTCAGTACGGCCTGGCGGGCACCCAGCGTCAGCGATCTATACTCCGATGGCCTGCATCAGAGCGCGGTGGCTTACGAACGGGGCAACCCGGATCTGAAACCCGAGCAGGCTTACAATGCCAGTCTGTCGGTGGAATACACGGGCAAACGACTCTACGCTGATCTTGGACTATACAATAATCTAATCCACAATTACATCTATCTGAAACCCGATTCGGTGCCCGTCATCCGGCAGCGGGGGGCATTTCCGGCCTATTCTTACCGCCAGGTTCAGGCGTTGTTCCGGGGGATCGATGCAACCATCCGGTACCAGCTTACAGATCGGCTGACGTTTACGTCAAAGACTTCTCTGCTTTTTGCCTACGATCACACCAACCAAAGCTACCTGGTTAATGTCCCTCCGAACCGCACCGATACCGGACTACGCTATGCGTGGCCGAAAGAGGCAGGTGCGGGGCGGATTTCGGGCCTGTATGCCAGTGTGAACACTCTGTACGTGGCCCGGCAGAACCGGGTGCCGAGCGTAAGCCAGCGTCAGGAAAACGGACAAATTATCTTTACCGGCGATTTTGCCCCCCCACCGGCGGCCTATGCACTGCTGGGGGTCGAAGCCGGTTTTACGTGGCGGATTGGCACGCAATCGCTGAACGTCATTCTGACGGGCAATAACCTGCTGAATCGGGTGTACCGGGATTATCTCGACCGGTTTCGCTACTTCGCCGACGAGCCGGGACGTAACCTTATGCTCAAGCTAAAGTTACCCCTGACCTTCACCCGGGCAAATTCCTGATCGTTCATTCTGTTTTACACCTACCTATATATACGATGTCTTTTTTTCAAAAAACGCTGATCTGGATCCTGCCGGTTACCCTGATGGCCGGAGCCTGTAAACACGACGAACAAAACGTTGCCCCTACGGACGACAACGAAGCCATTACGACCGCCAGCTTATCATTTACCAATACAGCGGCTCCGCGCGAAATAGTAACGGCCACTATTGAAAACCTGAATACCCAGGCGGACCTTTCGCAGGCAACAATTAACCTGAAGGCCAACACTACCTACACGGGCGGCATCGTGCTGCTTGACAAAACCAAAACGCCCGTTCTCGTCGTCACGGATGAAATCCGGGAAAAAGCGAACGAGCACCTGCTGGTCTATACGTTCACGCCCGCAACCGGCTCACCGGCATCCCTAACCGTGACGGCTACTGATTTGGACACGAATCCGACGCCCTTACCCGTTGGGCTCACGACGCGTGCACAGACTGGCATGGCTGGTTCGGGCAAACTGAACGTGGTGTTGCGCCACCAGCCGAACGTGAAAAACGGCCTGCCAGCACCCGGTTCTGATGATTTAAACATAAACTTTCCGGTGGTTATCCGGTAGAGTCCGTGAAAACAAAAAGCCTGACGCTGGCCAGCGTCAGGCTTTTTGTTGCGTTTTATTCGCTCATTCCTGTAGTGACAACAAAGTGATTCAGGCGTAAAGAAAAATCCGGAGCCTACTCGTAGAATAGCCTTATTCGTGAAGCCAGCGGTTTATCGTCGCCAGCCAGTTCACCCAGCTAAACCGACGCGCCGATCGGGGCAGTTTCACCAGGCTCCAGAACGGTGCCACGAAGCAGGTAATAGACATGGCTGTGTACCGCTTCATGGGCGACCCCTGACTGTTGCATTCTTCAATCAGGCAGAAGCCGGTTGGCGCATAGATAGAGTTCACGCGCCAGTAACTGCCATCCCGATTCTGCAGCACCGCCCCGGGATGGATTGCTTCAATTCTTGCTCCGGACGGTGATGAACCCGGGTCCAGAGACGATAACCACTGCTCAATCGTCAGGCTGCCCGGTTGCTCATAGCACCGCAGCGTGATGAGGTCAGACGAAGCAAGTTTATATTTTTTCATATATGGGTGAGATCAAGTTCAGGCATTAACGATTAAGTCTACCTATTAGCTTTGTAACTGTATGCTTAACTCGCCAGGGAACATTTAGTTGCAAATTTCTCGAAAAAAATGACGTACAGTGTATGCCAACTGGATGTCAATCAATTATCGCGATTGTATACAGCCAGAACCCAAGTAGAACTGAACAAATTTCGGGCCGAAACTGCGCAACATAGGAAACGCCCAACCAGATATGACCTGATTGGGCGTTCGTGTTATAGCAGTAGCGGGGAGCAGGATCGAACTGCCGACCTTAGGGTTATGAATCCTACGCTCTAACCATCTGAGCTACCCCGCCGGATTGATGGCACAAAAGTAAGCAAAAAACGTCCACGCGCAAAGGCGTGCGTTGACTTTCGCAAAAAAAATCGTTTACCTTTGCTCGAAACCTAGTTATACCCACCTTAGTCAAGGAGTTAATATGGAGAAGAGAAAATTTGTGGCTGAATACGAACTACGGGCTTCTCCCAAAATGCTGTTCCCGTACATCAGCACCGCATCGGGCCTGTCGCAGTGGTTTGCCAGTAAAGTCAACACCATGCCTGAACAGCGATTCGATTTTCAGTGGGACAATGAAAGTCATATTGCCCGGCAGGTTTCCATGCGGCAGAACAAAGGGGTGCGGTTTGAGTTTCTGGACACGGCCGACAATGGCTCCGATAATAACTACGTTGATTTTCGCGTCGATCAGTCTGAACTGACTCAGTCAACGTTTCTGCGCATCACCGACTACTCTTCAACCACCGACGAAGACGAACTGAAAGACCTCTGGGACGGTTTAATGGATAAGCTGAGAGAGATCGTAGGTAGTTAAAAAACTAAAAAATACCGCGAGGTGCCGACGTTTCTCCGGTTGCTGACGTTTGTTCCACAGGGGCGAGTTCCCAACGCCAGACTTCAGTGAACTTCCCGAAACGGTTGCATGAAGAAAATTGATAAATTAGTACTCGGCTCGTTCTGGGGGCCGTTTTTTCTGACCCTCGGCGTCGTCATCTTCATCTTTCTGATGCGGCTGCTGATGTTTTACATCGACGAGTTTGTTTCCAAAGACCTCGATTTAGCCACCTTCGGCCGCCTGCTCTTTTATTTTGCCCTGCTGACCATTCCGACGGCGCTGCCCCTGGCCGTGCTGCTCTCGTCGTTGATGACGTTCGGGAACCTGGGCGAATTCTTTGAACTGACGGCCCTGAAAAGCGCAGGCATTTCACTCACGCGCGCCATGCGTCCGCTGCTGGTCGTAGCTCTCGGTATCAGTATATTCTCGTTCTGGTTTAATAATAAGGTAGCACCCTGGGCTAATCTGAAAGGCTATAGTCTGCTCTACGATATCAAAACCGCCAAGGCTACCCTGAATCTCAAAGAAGGCATTTTTTACAACGACCTGCCGGGCTACAGTATCAAGGTCGATCAGAAAGTCAAAGCAGGTAAGGAGAGCACGACCGGCGACCTGCTGAAGGGGCTGGTAATCTATAAGCACCCCACGAGCGGTATGGAAACCGGCAACCGGGAGATTATCCTGGCCGACTCGGGACGGATGTATACCGATAAAGACCTGACTTATCTGGTCTTTGAACTCTTCAACGGTAACGATTATCAGGAGTATTCCGACAACAATACGGTGAGTTATGCCAGTACGGGCACACCGGGTAAAGGGGCGCAGTTCGTCAGGAACGGCTTTAAGGATTACCGGCTGGTCATCAGTCTCGAATCGTTCGGGATTAAACGAACCGACGAGAACCAGTTTGAGTACCACGAGTACATGAAGAACCTCAGCGAACTCTCCACGCTGACCGATTCGTTGCGTAAGGACCTGAAAAATACCAGCCAGAGCGTCGCGACTACCTCCCGCCAGTATTACAATTATCAGTTTAAGACGGTCGCTCTACCCCCTGATCAGAAAAAAGTAGTCGCTGGCAAGTGGGTCGATTCGCTGGTGCGCCGGAAGAAGATCACCCAGCAGGAACTGGCGCAGACCGCGCTTAGCCAGGCCCAGAATATCCTGTCCTATGCGTCTTCGAACGTAACCTACCTGACCGAGAAAGAAAAGAACGTCTGGAAGTACCAGCTGGAAAGCCACCACAAGTTCACCCAGTCGATATCCGTATTCGTTATGTTCCTGATCGGTGCTTCGATGGGGGCCATCATCAAGAAAGGCGGCTTTGGGCTGCCCGTGCTGGTCTCGATCGTATTCTTTATCTTTCTATACGTGCTGACGCTCACGGGCGATAAATACGCAAAAGATGGCCTGTTGTGGGTACCGCTGGGTGCCTGGATGGCTAACCTCGTCCTGTTTCCC is from Spirosoma taeanense and encodes:
- a CDS encoding carboxypeptidase-like regulatory domain-containing protein; amino-acid sequence: MAVKQFMRGFWKQAFMGWLLVGAATGGWAQTPCVTVLTGRILGQDTHQPLAGATVFVRELGTGAVADTAGYFRLSAVCPGQYTLNVQFVGYKSITSSIAVRTDSLQTLAPIELLADSKTLQEVVVTKRRSEADQLLQIQTSLAGNALAATRGLSLGESLKTLPGLYSIQTGPSISKPVIHGLYSNRILTLNNGVRQEDQQWGSEHAPQIDPFLASQLTVIKGAASIRYGSDAIGGVILVEPKAMPLKPGFGGEVNLVGGTNGGQGVVSGLIEQAFGKKLTGLSWRLQGTLKRVGYARTPDYYLENSSYHENSFSGAVNYTRRIGTTGTAGIDVFYSQFYTKVGLFTGAQVGSLADFYAAIARPEPLHQPGFSYALGRPYQQVQHDLLKVRAFVRSDRLGTLTATVARQQNVRREYDLLSFSRATDPELYLKLVTQTADLIWEHQPLKTGGGGSGRGA
- a CDS encoding TonB-dependent receptor domain-containing protein, coding for MERYANDRWTLEGGIRYDYRWLRAYFLDEPSKQVSTQTRNWRNGTGSLGATYQLNRQLSVSGILSTAWRAPSVSDLYSDGLHQSAVAYERGNPDLKPEQAYNASLSVEYTGKRLYADLGLYNNLIHNYIYLKPDSVPVIRQRGAFPAYSYRQVQALFRGIDATIRYQLTDRLTFTSKTSLLFAYDHTNQSYLVNVPPNRTDTGLRYAWPKEAGAGRISGLYASVNTLYVARQNRVPSVSQRQENGQIIFTGDFAPPPAAYALLGVEAGFTWRIGTQSLNVILTGNNLLNRVYRDYLDRFRYFADEPGRNLMLKLKLPLTFTRANS
- a CDS encoding START-like domain-containing protein encodes the protein MEKRKFVAEYELRASPKMLFPYISTASGLSQWFASKVNTMPEQRFDFQWDNESHIARQVSMRQNKGVRFEFLDTADNGSDNNYVDFRVDQSELTQSTFLRITDYSSTTDEDELKDLWDGLMDKLREIVGS
- a CDS encoding LptF/LptG family permease — encoded protein: MKKIDKLVLGSFWGPFFLTLGVVIFIFLMRLLMFYIDEFVSKDLDLATFGRLLFYFALLTIPTALPLAVLLSSLMTFGNLGEFFELTALKSAGISLTRAMRPLLVVALGISIFSFWFNNKVAPWANLKGYSLLYDIKTAKATLNLKEGIFYNDLPGYSIKVDQKVKAGKESTTGDLLKGLVIYKHPTSGMETGNREIILADSGRMYTDKDLTYLVFELFNGNDYQEYSDNNTVSYASTGTPGKGAQFVRNGFKDYRLVISLESFGIKRTDENQFEYHEYMKNLSELSTLTDSLRKDLKNTSQSVATTSRQYYNYQFKTVALPPDQKKVVAGKWVDSLVRRKKITQQELAQTALSQAQNILSYASSNVTYLTEKEKNVWKYQLESHHKFTQSISVFVMFLIGASMGAIIKKGGFGLPVLVSIVFFIFLYVLTLTGDKYAKDGLLWVPLGAWMANLVLFPIGLYLMQRARHDSRLFDKDIYVIAWERLKRKWNERRNQSTVVGG